Proteins from a single region of Pseudomonas quebecensis:
- the murD gene encoding UDP-N-acetylmuramoyl-L-alanine--D-glutamate ligase — translation MSLIASDHFRIVVGLGKSGMSLVRFLANRGTSFAVADTRENPPELVTLRRDYPHVEVRCGELDVEFLCRADELYVSPGLALSTPALQAAAARGVKLSGDIDLFARNAKAPIVAISGSNAKSTVTTLVGDMAAAAGKRVAVGGNLGTPALDLLSDDVELYVMELSSFQLETTHDLGAEVATVLNVSEDHMDRYSGLPAYHLAKHRIFRGARQVVVNRQDALSRPLMGEGLPCWTFGLGKPDFKAFGIREENGEKYLAFEFQNLMPVRELKIRGAHNQSNALAALALGHAVGLPFDAMLSTLRTFAGLEHRCQWVRDLDGVSYYNDSKATNVGAALAAIEGLGADIDGKLVLIAGGDGKGADFKDLKAPVAVHCRAVVLMGRDAELIAAALGDAVPQVRVASLDEAVMQGKTLAQPGDAVLLSPACASLDMFKNYEERGQLFARAVEALA, via the coding sequence GTGTCCCTGATCGCTTCAGACCACTTCCGCATCGTTGTCGGCCTCGGCAAGAGCGGCATGTCCCTGGTTCGCTTCCTGGCGAACCGCGGCACGTCGTTCGCCGTGGCCGATACGCGGGAAAATCCACCGGAGCTGGTCACGCTGCGCCGTGACTACCCGCACGTGGAAGTGCGTTGTGGCGAGCTGGATGTCGAGTTTCTGTGCCGTGCCGACGAGCTCTATGTGAGCCCCGGCCTGGCCTTGTCCACGCCGGCCCTGCAAGCCGCCGCGGCCCGTGGCGTGAAGCTGTCAGGCGACATCGACCTGTTTGCGCGCAATGCCAAGGCGCCGATCGTGGCCATCAGCGGCTCCAATGCCAAAAGCACCGTGACCACCCTGGTCGGCGACATGGCGGCTGCGGCCGGCAAGCGCGTGGCCGTGGGTGGCAACCTCGGCACCCCGGCGCTCGACCTGCTCAGCGATGATGTCGAGCTGTACGTGATGGAACTGTCGAGCTTCCAGCTGGAGACCACCCACGACCTCGGCGCCGAAGTGGCCACTGTGTTGAACGTGAGTGAAGACCACATGGACCGCTACAGCGGCCTGCCGGCGTATCACCTGGCCAAGCACCGGATTTTCCGCGGTGCCAGGCAAGTGGTGGTCAACCGTCAGGATGCCTTGAGCCGTCCGCTGATGGGCGAGGGCCTGCCGTGCTGGACCTTCGGCCTGGGCAAACCGGACTTCAAGGCTTTCGGCATTCGCGAAGAGAACGGCGAGAAATACCTGGCCTTCGAATTCCAGAACCTGATGCCGGTGCGCGAGTTGAAAATACGTGGCGCCCACAACCAGTCAAACGCCCTCGCGGCCCTGGCCTTGGGGCATGCCGTCGGCTTGCCGTTCGATGCGATGCTGTCGACCCTGCGCACGTTCGCCGGGCTTGAGCACCGCTGCCAATGGGTGCGTGACCTGGATGGCGTGAGCTATTACAACGATTCCAAGGCCACCAATGTGGGCGCCGCGCTGGCGGCCATCGAAGGCCTTGGCGCCGATATCGACGGCAAGCTGGTGCTGATCGCCGGTGGCGACGGCAAGGGCGCCGACTTCAAGGATCTCAAGGCGCCGGTCGCCGTACATTGCCGCGCGGTGGTGTTGATGGGGCGTGATGCGGAGCTGATCGCCGCCGCCCTCGGTGACGCGGTGCCGCAGGTTCGCGTGGCCTCCCTGGACGAAGCCGTGATGCAAGGCAAAACCCTTGCCCAACCCGGTGACGCCGTACTGCTGTCGCCGGCCTGTGCCAGCCTGGACATGTTCAAGAACTACGAAGAGCGCGGCCAGCTGTTCGCTCGCGCCGTGGAGGCCTTGGCATGA
- the mraY gene encoding phospho-N-acetylmuramoyl-pentapeptide-transferase produces the protein MLLLLAEYLQQFHKGFAVFQYLTLRGILGVLTALCLSLFLGPWMIRTLQNLQIGQSVRNDGPQSHLSKSGTPTMGGALILSSIGVSTLLWADLHNRYVWVVLLVTLLFGAIGWVDDYRKVIEKNSKGLPSRWKYFWQSVFGLGAAIFLYMTAPSAVETTLILPMLKDASIPLGIGFVVLTYFVIVGSSNAVNLTDGLDGLAIMPTVMVGGALGIFCYLSGNVKFAEYLLIPYVPGAGELIVFCGALIGAGLGFLWFNTYPAQVFMGDVGALALGAALGTIAVIVRQEIVLFIMGGVFVMETLSVVIQVASFKLTGRRVFRMAPIHHHFELKGWPEPRVIVRFWIITVILVLIGLATLKLR, from the coding sequence ATGCTGCTGCTGCTGGCTGAGTATCTGCAACAGTTCCACAAAGGCTTCGCGGTCTTCCAGTACCTGACTCTGCGCGGGATCCTGGGTGTGCTGACCGCGTTGTGTTTGTCACTGTTCCTGGGGCCGTGGATGATCCGCACCCTGCAGAACCTGCAAATTGGTCAATCGGTTCGCAATGACGGCCCGCAGTCGCACCTGTCCAAGTCCGGTACGCCGACCATGGGCGGCGCGCTGATCCTGTCCTCCATCGGTGTCAGCACGTTGCTTTGGGCTGACCTGCACAACCGTTATGTATGGGTGGTGCTGCTGGTGACCCTGCTGTTCGGCGCCATCGGCTGGGTGGATGACTACCGTAAGGTCATCGAGAAGAACTCCAAGGGGCTGCCAAGCCGTTGGAAGTATTTCTGGCAGTCGGTGTTCGGTTTGGGCGCGGCGATCTTCCTGTACATGACCGCCCCAAGCGCGGTGGAAACCACGCTGATTCTGCCCATGCTCAAGGACGCCAGCATTCCCCTGGGCATCGGCTTCGTGGTGCTGACCTACTTCGTGATCGTCGGCTCCAGCAACGCCGTCAACCTTACCGACGGCCTCGACGGCCTGGCGATCATGCCGACGGTGATGGTGGGCGGTGCGCTCGGTATCTTCTGCTACCTGTCGGGTAACGTGAAATTCGCCGAATACCTGCTGATCCCCTACGTACCGGGCGCGGGTGAGTTGATCGTATTCTGCGGCGCGCTGATTGGTGCGGGCCTGGGCTTCCTGTGGTTCAACACCTACCCGGCACAAGTCTTCATGGGTGACGTCGGCGCGTTGGCGCTGGGCGCGGCCCTGGGCACCATCGCGGTGATCGTTCGCCAGGAAATCGTGCTGTTCATCATGGGCGGTGTGTTCGTGATGGAAACCCTGTCGGTGGTCATCCAGGTGGCGTCCTTCAAATTGACCGGGCGTCGCGTGTTCCGCATGGCGCCGATTCACCACCACTTTGAACTCAAGGGCTGGCCCGAGCCACGCGTGATCGTCCGCTTCTGGATCATCACCGTGATTCTGGTGCTGATCGGCCTTGCCACCCTGAAACTGAGGTAG
- a CDS encoding UDP-N-acetylmuramoyl-tripeptide--D-alanyl-D-alanine ligase yields MLKPMRFSELPQALSARLLSGDCRFDGVSIDSRAIQPGQLFVALAGPRFDGHDYLNDVAAKGAVGALVQREVPESSLPQLLVADTRLALGQLGALNRAAFEQPVAAITGSSGKTTVKELLAGVLRTRGPVLATRGNLNNDFGAPLTLLELAPEHTAAVIELGASRVGEIAYTVALTKPHVAIINNAGTAHVGEFGGPEKIVEAKGEILEGLDASGTAVLNLDDKAFETWRVRAAGRKVLTFAVHNAAADFRASNMTVDARGCPSFTLHTPQGSEHVQLNLLGNHNVANALAAAAAAYALGVSLFGIATGLGAVQPVKGRTVAQLATNGMRVIDDTYNANQSSVCAAIDLLKGFDGRKVLVLGDIAELGDWAEQSHREVGSYASGKVDALYAVGPNMAHAVNAFGPGAQHFATQAELIQALAAAEHDKQTTILIKGSRSAVMENVVVALCGSSTEKH; encoded by the coding sequence ATGCTTAAGCCGATGCGCTTCAGCGAACTGCCCCAGGCCCTGTCCGCTCGCCTTCTGTCCGGCGATTGCCGCTTCGATGGCGTCAGCATCGACAGCCGTGCCATCCAGCCAGGGCAACTGTTTGTCGCGCTGGCCGGCCCGCGCTTTGACGGCCACGATTACCTCAATGACGTCGCCGCCAAAGGCGCCGTGGGTGCCCTGGTGCAGCGCGAAGTACCGGAGTCGAGCTTGCCGCAGTTGCTGGTCGCCGACACCCGTTTGGCCCTCGGCCAACTGGGCGCACTCAACCGTGCCGCCTTCGAGCAGCCGGTGGCGGCCATCACCGGCTCCAGCGGCAAGACCACAGTCAAGGAACTGCTGGCCGGCGTGCTACGCACACGCGGGCCGGTACTCGCTACCCGTGGCAACCTGAACAACGATTTCGGCGCGCCGTTGACCCTGCTCGAATTGGCCCCGGAACACACGGCGGCGGTGATCGAGTTGGGTGCTTCGCGCGTCGGCGAAATCGCCTACACCGTGGCGCTGACCAAGCCCCACGTCGCCATTATCAATAACGCCGGTACTGCTCACGTGGGCGAGTTCGGTGGCCCGGAAAAGATCGTCGAAGCCAAGGGTGAAATCCTTGAAGGCCTCGACGCTTCGGGCACCGCCGTATTGAACCTCGACGACAAGGCCTTCGAAACCTGGCGCGTGCGCGCCGCCGGTCGCAAGGTCCTGACGTTTGCCGTGCATAACGCAGCGGCTGATTTCCGTGCATCCAACATGACCGTCGATGCCCGAGGCTGCCCGTCCTTTACCTTGCACACCCCGCAAGGCAGCGAACACGTGCAACTGAATTTGTTGGGCAACCATAACGTTGCCAATGCCCTGGCCGCCGCCGCTGCCGCGTACGCCCTGGGCGTGTCGCTGTTCGGTATTGCCACGGGCCTTGGCGCGGTGCAACCGGTCAAGGGCCGCACCGTGGCGCAGTTGGCGACAAACGGCATGCGCGTGATCGATGACACCTACAACGCCAACCAGTCCTCGGTCTGCGCCGCCATCGACCTGCTCAAAGGCTTCGACGGCCGCAAGGTACTGGTGCTGGGCGATATCGCTGAACTGGGCGACTGGGCCGAACAATCCCACCGCGAAGTCGGTTCCTACGCCAGCGGCAAGGTCGACGCCCTTTATGCCGTCGGCCCGAACATGGCCCACGCCGTCAACGCTTTCGGCCCAGGTGCGCAGCATTTCGCCACCCAAGCCGAGCTGATCCAGGCGCTGGCTGCGGCCGAACACGACAAACAGACAACCATTTTGATCAAGGGATCGCGCAGCGCGGTGATGGAAAACGTCGTCGTGGCCTTGTGTGGCTCAAGTACGGAGAAACATTAA
- a CDS encoding UDP-N-acetylmuramoyl-L-alanyl-D-glutamate--2,6-diaminopimelate ligase has product MSLSLNKIFAHAGRDLLIRELTLDSRNVRAGDLFLAVPGGRFDGRAHIADALQRGAAAVAYEAEGATVLPITDVPLIPVKGLAKQLSDIAGRFYGEPSRHLNLVGVTGTNGKTSVTQLVAQALDLLGQHCGIVGTLGTGFYGALQSGLHTTPNPIAVQATLADLKKAGAKAVAMEVSSHGLEQGRVSALAFDVAVMTNLSRDHLDYHGTMEAYAAAKAKLFAWNDLKCRVVNLDDAFGRQLATEDREGRLISYSLQDPSAYLYCREARFDDEGVRATLVTPQGEHHLRSTLLGRFNLSNVLAAIGALLGLDYALDEILNVLPKLEGPAGRMQRLGGGKQPLVVVDYAHTPDALEKVLQALRPHAKGKLLCLFGCGGDRDRGKRPLMAEIVERLADGVLVTDDNPRSEDPSQIFDDIRAGFKDVSKATFVAGRGNAIAQLIASAGVDDVVVLAGKGHEDYQEINGERHAFSDLVEADHALSAWEIAHA; this is encoded by the coding sequence ATGTCTCTAAGTTTGAACAAGATTTTCGCCCATGCCGGTCGCGACCTGTTGATCCGTGAGCTGACCCTGGACAGCCGCAATGTGCGTGCCGGCGACCTGTTCCTGGCCGTGCCGGGTGGCAGGTTCGACGGTCGCGCGCACATTGCCGATGCGCTGCAACGCGGTGCCGCCGCCGTGGCGTATGAAGCCGAAGGCGCCACCGTGCTACCGATCACCGACGTGCCGCTGATTCCGGTCAAAGGGCTGGCCAAGCAGTTATCCGATATCGCCGGGCGTTTCTATGGCGAGCCGAGCCGCCACCTCAATCTGGTGGGCGTGACCGGCACCAACGGCAAGACCAGCGTGACCCAGCTCGTGGCCCAGGCTCTTGATCTGCTGGGCCAGCACTGCGGCATTGTCGGCACTCTGGGGACTGGTTTCTATGGCGCGCTGCAAAGCGGTCTGCACACCACGCCGAACCCGATTGCCGTGCAGGCGACCCTGGCCGACCTGAAAAAAGCCGGTGCCAAGGCCGTGGCCATGGAGGTCTCATCCCACGGGCTGGAGCAGGGTCGCGTCAGCGCCCTGGCGTTCGATGTGGCGGTGATGACCAACCTGTCCCGCGACCATCTGGATTACCACGGCACCATGGAGGCGTACGCCGCCGCCAAGGCCAAGCTGTTCGCGTGGAATGATCTCAAATGCCGGGTCGTTAACCTGGACGATGCGTTCGGTCGCCAACTCGCCACCGAAGACCGCGAAGGGCGCCTGATCAGCTACAGCCTGCAGGACCCAAGTGCCTACCTGTATTGCCGCGAAGCCCGGTTCGACGACGAAGGCGTGCGCGCCACCCTGGTGACCCCGCAGGGCGAACACCACCTGCGCAGCACCTTGCTCGGTCGTTTCAACCTCAGCAACGTGCTTGCTGCCATCGGTGCGCTGCTGGGCCTGGACTATGCCCTCGACGAAATTCTGAACGTACTGCCGAAGCTGGAAGGCCCGGCCGGTCGCATGCAGCGCCTGGGTGGCGGAAAACAGCCGCTGGTAGTGGTTGATTACGCCCACACCCCGGACGCCCTGGAAAAAGTACTCCAAGCGCTGCGCCCACACGCCAAGGGCAAATTACTGTGCCTGTTCGGTTGCGGCGGTGATCGTGATCGCGGCAAGCGCCCGCTGATGGCCGAGATTGTCGAGCGCCTGGCCGACGGCGTGCTGGTGACCGACGACAACCCGCGCAGCGAAGACCCAAGCCAGATTTTCGATGACATCCGTGCAGGCTTCAAAGACGTCTCCAAAGCTACCTTTGTCGCCGGTCGCGGTAACGCCATTGCCCAACTGATCGCCAGCGCCGGCGTCGACGATGTGGTGGTGCTCGCCGGTAAAGGCCACGAGGACTACCAGGAAATCAACGGCGAGCGGCATGCCTTTTCCGACCTGGTCGAGGCCGATCACGCCTTGAGTGCCTGGGAGATCGCCCATGCTTAA
- a CDS encoding peptidoglycan D,D-transpeptidase FtsI family protein, with protein MKLEGALYPWRFRLVLGLLALMVGAIAWRIIDLQVVDRDFLIGQGDARSLRHIPIPAHRGLITDRNGEPLAVSTPVTTLWANAKELQVAKDRWPALAAALGQDPKALAERLEAQANKEFIYLVRGLTPEQGQQVLDLKVPGVYGIEEFRRFYPAGETTAHMVGFTDIDDHGREGVELAYDEWLAGVPGKRQVIKDRRGRLIKDVQVTKNAKAGKPLALSIDLRLQYLANRELRNAIIENGAKAGSLVIMDVKTGEILAMVNQPTYNPNNRRNLQPAMMRNRAMIDVFEPGSTMKAISMSAALETGRWKPSDKVEVYPGTLQLGKYTIRDVSRTEGPVLDLTGILINSSNVGMSKVAFDIGGETIYHLAQKIGLGQPTGLDFPGERVGNLPNYRDWKKAETATLSYGYGLSVTAIQLAHAFSVLANNGRMVPLSLIHVDEAPKATQVIPENVAKTMQGMLQQVIEAPRGVFRAQVPAYHVGGKSGTARKTSVGTKGYAENSYRSLFAGFGPMSDPRYAIVVVIDEPSKAGYFGGLVSAPVFSKVMSGTLRLMNITPDNLPPTQQANAGPPAAAVKANGGRG; from the coding sequence ATGAAACTTGAAGGCGCGCTCTATCCATGGCGCTTCCGCCTGGTGCTTGGCTTGCTGGCACTGATGGTGGGCGCGATCGCCTGGCGCATCATCGACCTGCAGGTGGTCGACCGCGACTTCCTGATCGGCCAGGGCGACGCCCGCAGCCTGCGTCATATCCCTATTCCCGCGCACCGTGGCCTGATCACCGACCGCAATGGCGAGCCCCTGGCCGTCAGTACACCGGTGACCACGCTGTGGGCTAACGCCAAGGAACTGCAGGTTGCCAAGGACCGCTGGCCGGCCCTCGCCGCCGCCCTTGGTCAAGACCCCAAGGCCCTGGCCGAGCGTCTGGAAGCCCAGGCCAACAAAGAGTTCATCTATCTGGTACGCGGCCTGACCCCTGAGCAGGGCCAGCAGGTGCTCGACCTTAAAGTCCCCGGTGTCTACGGCATCGAGGAGTTCCGTCGTTTCTACCCGGCCGGTGAAACCACCGCCCATATGGTGGGCTTCACCGACATCGACGACCACGGTCGCGAAGGTGTCGAGTTGGCCTACGATGAATGGCTGGCCGGGGTTCCAGGCAAGCGACAAGTCATCAAGGATCGGCGCGGAAGGCTGATCAAGGATGTCCAGGTCACCAAGAACGCCAAGGCCGGTAAGCCCTTGGCGTTGTCGATTGACCTGCGTCTGCAATACCTGGCCAACCGCGAACTGCGTAACGCGATCATCGAGAACGGCGCCAAGGCCGGCAGCCTGGTGATCATGGACGTGAAGACCGGTGAGATTCTCGCCATGGTCAACCAGCCAACCTACAACCCGAACAACCGTCGCAACCTGCAACCGGCGATGATGCGCAACCGCGCCATGATCGACGTGTTCGAGCCGGGTTCGACCATGAAAGCCATTTCCATGAGTGCTGCCCTCGAAACGGGACGCTGGAAGCCCAGCGACAAGGTCGAGGTCTATCCGGGCACGCTGCAGTTGGGCAAATACACCATTCGCGACGTATCCCGGACCGAAGGGCCGGTGTTGGACCTGACAGGCATCCTGATCAACTCCAGTAACGTGGGCATGAGTAAGGTCGCCTTCGATATCGGCGGCGAAACCATCTACCACCTGGCGCAGAAAATCGGCCTGGGCCAACCCACGGGCCTGGACTTTCCTGGCGAGCGCGTCGGTAACCTGCCGAACTACCGCGATTGGAAAAAAGCCGAGACCGCCACGCTGTCCTACGGCTACGGCCTGTCGGTGACGGCAATCCAATTGGCCCACGCCTTCTCCGTGCTGGCCAACAATGGCCGCATGGTGCCGTTAAGCCTGATTCACGTCGACGAAGCGCCAAAGGCGACTCAGGTGATCCCGGAAAATGTCGCCAAGACCATGCAAGGCATGCTGCAACAAGTGATCGAAGCACCGCGCGGCGTGTTCCGTGCCCAGGTGCCGGCGTATCACGTGGGCGGCAAATCCGGTACCGCACGTAAGACATCCGTGGGCACCAAGGGCTATGCCGAGAACTCGTACCGTTCGCTGTTCGCCGGCTTCGGTCCGATGAGCGACCCGCGCTACGCCATCGTCGTGGTGATCGATGAACCCAGCAAGGCCGGTTACTTCGGTGGCCTGGTCTCGGCGCCGGTGTTCAGCAAAGTGATGTCCGGCACCCTGCGCCTGATGAACATCACCCCCGACAACCTGCCGCCGACCCAGCAAGCAAACGCCGGACCACCGGCCGCTGCCGTAAAAGCCAATGGAGGGCGCGGCTGA
- the ftsL gene encoding cell division protein FtsL, with amino-acid sequence MSKLFAKPLPGGSFFMLLLFIGVLVSAIAVSYSAHWNRQLLNTLYGELSVRDKAQAEWGRLILEQSTWTAHSRIEVLATEQLKMHIPGAADVRMVAP; translated from the coding sequence GTGAGCAAGCTTTTCGCCAAGCCCCTGCCAGGCGGCAGCTTCTTTATGTTGCTGCTGTTTATCGGCGTGCTGGTTTCCGCCATCGCGGTGTCCTACAGCGCCCACTGGAACCGTCAGTTGCTCAACACCCTGTACGGGGAATTGAGCGTGCGCGACAAAGCTCAGGCGGAGTGGGGACGGTTGATCCTGGAGCAAAGTACCTGGACCGCCCACAGTCGTATCGAGGTGCTGGCCACGGAACAGCTGAAAATGCATATCCCCGGCGCAGCTGACGTGCGGATGGTGGCGCCATGA
- the rsmH gene encoding 16S rRNA (cytosine(1402)-N(4))-methyltransferase RsmH, whose product MTIDSGFNHITVLLDEAVEALAVRADGCYVDGTFGRGGHSRLILSQLGPDGTLLGFDKDPQAIATGQALAAEDGRFVVVQRSFAELGAEVAERGMAGKVAGVLLDLGVSSPQLDDPERGFSFMNDGPLDMRMDPSRGVSAAQFIATAPVEEIARVFKEYGEERFAGRMARAVVERRELQPFERTADLAEVLKVANPAWEKGKNPATRAFQGLRIHVNNELGDLEAGLEAALDALEVGGRLVVISFHSLEDRIVKLFMRRLVKGESDNLPRNLPVRFEAFVPKIKIHGKAQFASDAELKANPRARSAVMRVAEKLR is encoded by the coding sequence GTGACTATTGATAGCGGCTTTAACCACATCACCGTACTGCTTGACGAAGCCGTCGAGGCTCTCGCCGTACGCGCGGATGGCTGCTATGTGGATGGGACGTTCGGCCGGGGCGGGCACAGTCGATTGATCCTTAGTCAGCTCGGGCCGGACGGAACGCTCCTCGGGTTCGACAAAGACCCCCAAGCGATTGCCACCGGGCAAGCGCTAGCGGCCGAAGACGGCCGCTTTGTCGTTGTGCAGCGCAGCTTTGCCGAGCTGGGAGCCGAAGTGGCCGAGCGCGGCATGGCGGGCAAGGTCGCCGGCGTTTTGCTTGACCTGGGCGTGTCTTCGCCCCAGCTCGATGACCCGGAACGCGGTTTCAGTTTCATGAACGACGGCCCCCTCGACATGCGCATGGACCCGTCCCGAGGCGTCAGCGCCGCGCAGTTCATCGCCACCGCGCCGGTGGAAGAAATCGCCCGGGTGTTCAAGGAATACGGCGAAGAGCGTTTCGCCGGCCGTATGGCTCGTGCCGTGGTCGAGCGCCGCGAACTGCAACCGTTCGAGCGCACCGCTGACCTGGCCGAAGTGCTGAAAGTCGCCAACCCAGCCTGGGAAAAGGGCAAGAACCCGGCGACCCGTGCGTTCCAGGGCCTGCGCATTCACGTCAACAACGAATTGGGCGATCTGGAGGCCGGCCTGGAGGCTGCCCTCGACGCGCTGGAAGTGGGCGGTCGCCTGGTGGTGATCAGCTTCCACTCCCTGGAAGACCGTATCGTCAAGCTATTCATGCGCCGCCTGGTCAAGGGCGAGTCCGACAACCTGCCGCGCAACCTGCCGGTACGTTTCGAAGCCTTTGTGCCGAAAATCAAGATCCATGGCAAAGCGCAGTTCGCTTCCGATGCTGAGCTTAAGGCCAACCCACGTGCCCGCAGTGCGGTCATGCGTGTTGCGGAGAAGTTGCGGTGA
- the mraZ gene encoding division/cell wall cluster transcriptional repressor MraZ has product MFRGANAISLDAKGRLAMPSRYRDELISRSSGQLIITIDAVDPCLCVYPLDEWELIETKLRALPSLREENRRLQRLLIGNAVDLELDGSGRFLVPPRLREYAKLDKRAMLVGQLNKFQLWDEDAWDAVSAADLAAIQQPGAMPDELRDLIL; this is encoded by the coding sequence GTGTTTCGCGGAGCTAACGCTATCAGTCTCGACGCAAAAGGCCGTCTCGCTATGCCGAGCCGGTATCGCGACGAGCTGATTTCGAGAAGTTCCGGGCAGTTAATCATCACAATCGATGCCGTTGACCCTTGTTTATGTGTTTACCCCCTCGACGAGTGGGAGTTGATCGAAACCAAATTGCGCGCCTTGCCTTCATTGCGTGAAGAAAACCGCCGCCTGCAGCGTTTGCTGATCGGTAATGCCGTCGACCTTGAACTCGATGGCAGTGGTCGTTTCCTGGTACCCCCGCGTCTACGCGAGTACGCCAAGCTCGATAAGCGCGCAATGCTGGTCGGCCAACTGAACAAGTTCCAATTGTGGGACGAAGATGCCTGGGATGCTGTTTCCGCAGCTGACCTGGCTGCTATTCAACAACCGGGCGCCATGCCTGACGAACTGCGTGATCTGATCCTGTGA
- the rsmI gene encoding 16S rRNA (cytidine(1402)-2'-O)-methyltransferase, producing MIFLPTIEVCVLTAPGPLNSTAGSLFVVATPIGNLDDISARALKVLRDVKLIAAEDTRHSQRLMQHFGISTPLAACHEHNEREEGSRFIVRLLAGDDVALISDAGTPLISDPGYHLVRQARAAGINVVPVPGACALIAALSAAGLPSDRFIFEGFLPAKAVGRRARLEALKEEPRTLIFYEAPHRILECLQDMELVFGGERLALLARELTKTFETLKGLPLEALRAFVEGDSNQQRGECVVLVAGWTAPESEDAVSSEAMRILDLLLKEMPLKRAAALAAEITGVRKNVLYQVALDKQKAE from the coding sequence ATGATTTTTTTGCCAACCATCGAGGTGTGCGTTTTGACTGCTCCAGGTCCTTTGAATTCCACTGCAGGCTCGCTTTTTGTCGTGGCGACGCCCATTGGCAACCTGGACGACATCAGTGCTCGCGCATTGAAAGTGTTGCGCGACGTTAAATTGATCGCGGCCGAAGACACGCGCCACTCCCAACGTTTGATGCAGCATTTTGGTATCAGTACGCCGCTGGCGGCCTGCCATGAGCACAACGAACGCGAGGAAGGCAGCCGCTTTATCGTGCGTCTGCTGGCCGGCGACGACGTGGCGTTGATTTCCGATGCGGGCACGCCATTGATCTCCGATCCCGGTTACCACCTGGTCCGCCAGGCACGCGCCGCAGGTATCAATGTAGTGCCTGTTCCGGGGGCGTGCGCGTTGATTGCTGCCTTATCGGCGGCCGGCCTGCCTTCCGACCGGTTTATCTTCGAAGGCTTCCTGCCCGCCAAGGCGGTGGGGCGTCGAGCGCGCCTTGAGGCCCTCAAGGAGGAACCGCGCACGCTGATCTTCTACGAAGCGCCGCACCGCATCCTGGAGTGTCTGCAGGACATGGAGCTGGTATTCGGCGGCGAGCGCCTGGCGCTGTTGGCCCGCGAGCTGACCAAAACCTTCGAGACTCTCAAAGGCTTACCCCTGGAAGCGCTTCGAGCCTTTGTCGAAGGCGACAGTAACCAGCAGCGCGGCGAGTGCGTGGTGCTGGTAGCGGGCTGGACCGCGCCGGAGAGCGAGGATGCGGTGAGCAGCGAGGCCATGCGCATCCTGGATCTGTTGCTCAAGGAAATGCCACTTAAACGCGCAGCGGCCCTGGCGGCGGAAATCACTGGCGTGCGCAAGAACGTCCTGTATCAAGTGGCGCTGGATAAGCAGAAAGCCGAATAG